The genome window TGGCCAGCCTACTTTTATCTACAAGAAAATCCACATAGTTTTTCAGAAATAAAATTTCACCTTGTAAAAAATCCTTCCCAATTAAAACGTTAAGTTTAGGTATATCTGACAGCTTTCCGTAAGCTAAACTTATAATCTCCTTAGATCCATCAACGACCTCTAACTTAATTGCATTACTGAGGTTAGTAATATCACCATTACTACCTATCAGATAGCCTACTTTCACATTATAAGCATATATGAATACTAATTAATATTTTTAGCTAGCTATAAACCTTGTGAATATCAGTTATCGAGAACATTCCTATAATATTTCCATTCTTGTTCTTAACTGGCAGATGCCTAATCTTATTTGATGCCATTATTTTTAACGCCTCAAAGACATCGATATCTTCATCAACAATTATTAGGTTCCCCATAGTAGCTGCTAATCTAACCTCATCGCTGGAGCTTAAACCTATAGCGATTGCCTTAATTGCGTCTCTATCAGTAAATATTCCCTTGGGGACTCCTTGTTCTGTCACTACTACTGACCCTACCCCCCTTTCTAGCATTAACTTACATACTTCTTGAAGAGAAGTATTTGCTTCAACTTGGAAAACTGGTGATGACATGAAATCTTTAATTCGTTTAAGCATGTATAAAAATTTTAAGTAGCTTCCCAATAAGCTTTTAGTTTCACTTTTTTTGGTTCTCCTCCATTAGATAACAGATCCTCTATTACCGATTCAAGATAAGTCTCCTCTTGAACTCCCCTAATAAGCCAATAGTCATTAACCAATAGTGCTGGAACTCCCCTAATTCCCATGGCGTGAGCTTCAGCTTCATCCTCATAGACTGACATCCTAGCCTTTTTAGACTTAAAATCTTCCTTAAATCTCTCAATATCCAAGCCTATCTTCTCAGCAATCTCAATCAAGACATTATCATCATTAACGTTCTCACCTTCCAAGAAGAACTTCTCTTGAGCCTTATCAAAGTAATCCCAATATCCATTATCACCCTTTTGGTATTCGGCAGCCTTACATGCCATTAAAGGAGGAAGAGACCAAACCCACGTTATTTTACCTTTACCTATTACTTTTTCCGGATCATAGTCCGGAAAATACCTTTTTATGATAGAAAATTCTTGTTTAAACAATTCTCTAGCCTCCTCTTCCGTTGGAGCAGCAGCTTTTAGATCATCGAGTGATGAGATTATCATAAAGGCCTTGTGCTTTACTACTATTTCGTCATTGAATTTCCTTACGACACTTCTTAACCTCCGAGATGTTACAAAACAAAAGGGACACAACACGTCATGGAAAAACGTTATTTTTACAACCATTATGTTACACCCTTTTCCAGAACTAGCTTACTCAAAGAAAGTTATTAAAACTTTTGAATGATTCACTTGCTAATATTTAGCTATAATATTATTTGTATTTAATATTTTTCTAAAATAAATAAATAATAACAAAATAGAATTAAGTTTTCCAAAATGAGTAAGCTTATATATAAAAAGTTATAACCGATATCTCGGTAAGACATGACCAATCATAAGTTACTAATGGTGAAGATTTATATAGTTTATATTTTAAGCTCAATTATGTCTGATAAAAGAACAAAAGTTATTGCATAATAAAATAATAAACTGCTAAGAAAAGAACTAACCCTCTTAGACATGTCATTTTTAAGGGTTTAGGCGTTCTATAGAGAGTTCCCGTGACTTTAATGAAGCCCAAGGGCTGAGAATTGGATACATGAAAATTCAATGAAGCCCAAACCCCTAATATAATTCCCATGGGAAACCATAAATAGTACTTGCAATTACTGGTCTAATATTCTATTACACTGTAATATATAGTGGATTTAGAGCTGATGAGATAGAAGAGATAAGCAGAGATCAGTTAAGAGAGAAATGACTATTTGATTTTAAAAAGGACTTTTATTTTTTTATTAAATTGTCTATACGTAGAAAAACTTTTTATCTATAGGCTAGATATCTAAATTATGGAATCGAAAAAGGTCTTATTCATAGTTGGGGAAGAGTTTGAAGATATTGAGCTATTATATCCCTATTATAGGGTAATTGAGGAGGGTTTTAAACCAGTAATAGCGTGGAAAGAGGCTAATTCGAAAGTTACCGGAAAGCACGGATATACTGTAATTTCTGACCTCTCGTTCAAGGACGTTAGACCAGAGGATTATGCAGCATTAGTTATACCAGGCGGTAGAGGACCAGAACACATAAGAACTTTAGAGGAAGTCAAAAATCTTACTAGAAAATTCTTTGAGTTAAAAAAACCAGTTGCGGCAATATGCCACGGGCCTCAAGTCTTAATTTCAGCTAATCTGGTAAAAGGAAGAAAACTAACCTCAGTTACGTCAATAAAAGATGATGTAATCGCTGCAGGTGGAGTCTATATTGACAGTGACGTCGTAGTTGATGAAAATTTGATATCCTCCAGAGTACCTAGTGATTTACCAGCCTTTGCTTCTACTCTAATCAAGGCACTAAAGAGCCTAAAATAAATTACTATTGACTTTTTTTCTCTTCCTCATTTAATAGCTCATTTATCTTTTTATTGTATTTTTCAAGGATTTCTGATATCTCCTTTTGTGCCTCTTCATAGATACTTAACAGCTTATCTAACTTTTCATTAACTCTAGAACCTCCCGCATTTTTTCCTCCTTTTCTCATTTCTACGGAGTCACTCAATATTTCATTAATTTTTTTGACGTACTCCCAAGCAAACTTATATGAGACACCAACTAATTTGGAAGCACTGGAAAGAGAACCAGTACTTTCAATTGCTCTTAATAATTTCACTCCACCTTTCCCTATAAGGGGTTTTCCCTCTTCTGTCTCAATCCAGATTTTAAATTTGAACCTCATAAATCTAACCCATTAGGATAAATTAGTTGCATAATTTTATCAATTTTTTGCTTAACTTCCTCAAGATTATTCCCTACGACGTTTATATGACCCAATTTTCTCCTCTTTCTCACTTCGCTTTTAGAGTACCAGTAAATCTTGCCATATTTTAATACTTCGATTGGTATTTTATCTGTACCTAAAATATTAACCATTCCGCTAGGAGATAAAATAGTGGTTGGGCCTAATTCCATGTCAACTATAGCCCTTAGGTGCTGTTCAAATTGAGAGATAAGAGCACCATCTAGAGTGTAATGACCCGAGTTATGAACTCTAGGAGCAAACTCGTTAATAAAAACCTTACCGTTGGTTACAAAAACCTCAACACCCATAGTTCCTACATAATCCAATTCCTCACTCAACCTCTTAGCTACATTAATAATCTCTTGATTAAAATAAGGCCCATAATTGTAAACTAGGATACCCTTTTCGTTGTAATTGTATGTGGGAGGATAGCTGACAAAATTCCCTTTTTTATCTCTAGCTATAATAACTGAAGCCTCAAAGTCAAAATTAACGTATTCCTCAACGATCATCTTTTCCTTCTTTTCTCTTAAGAATTGATATTTTTCAGCGTCATTAAATATAAAATATTGGCCTTTCCCATCATATCCACCTCTAGACTCCTTAATAACTCCTATGTTGTTAAACTCTTCCCTAAGTATTCTTAATGCGTCTTCACCATCCTCTGCTATAAAAAATCTAGGAGTAGGCAAGTTGTGCTCTCTGTAAAATAGTTTCTCTTTATAACGTTCTCTCTTTAACTCAACAGAATTGAGTCTAGGTAACAACTTTCCACTCTCTTGAGCATATTTCAGTGCTTCTTCATATACATGTTCGAATTCAAATGTAACTACGTCTGAGGAATCAACAAATTCTTTGTACTCCTGAGGAGAGAAGCACCTATCTGCAATCCTGCAAGCTGGAGCATTCTTATCGTTTTCTAATACGTAAAAGGTGAATGGGAATTTCCTTCCCTCTAGTATCATCATCCAACCTAATTGTCCTCCTCCCAATATTCCAATTTTAGGCTTCCAATCTAGTATTGAGAACATCATTGGTCATATCTTCTGAGAATTTTTTAATTTTATCTGCTAAACTCTTGTATTTTATTCCTAAAATTCTTATTGCCAATAGTGCAGCGTTTTTAGCACCACCTATTGCGACTGTAGCTACTGGTACTCCATAGGGCATTTGTACTATTGAAAGAAGTGAGTCAAGACCATTTAGATTCTTTGAGGGAATAGGAACACCTATAACTGGAAGACTTGTAAGTGAAGCAACCATGCCGGGTAAATGAGCAGCCCCACCTGCCCCAGCAATAATAACTTCTATTCCCCTCTTTTCTGCTTCTTTAGCATATTGCATCATAAATTCTGGGGTTCTATGAGCTGAAACTACCCTAGCTTCATATTCTACACCAAATTGTTTCAAAATCTCTACAGCTTCTTTCATATACTCCCAATCATTTTTACTTCCCATAATTACAGCTACTTTTGGCACACTTGGTAAGTGGGTTTTATGGTTAAATATCTTTTTGATAAAGATAATACTTGTGTTAGAAGTAAACCCAGCTGATGAGAATGAGGTATTTCAGATAATCAGTGAATCTAAAAAGGATAATAAGAAAGTTGGAATAAGGGGATTTGGGAGTCACACTAAAAGGGAAATCAAACCAGATATAATGATAGTTACAACTCAAAGACTCAATAATTTTGAAGTAAGCGAAAACAAGGTAATAGCTGATAGTGGTGCTGATGTTAAAAAAATAAGAGAAGAGGCATCGCAAAAAAACTTACTACTCCCAGCAATTTATGATGGAAGTATAGGTGGCCTATTGGCGCTTAATGAAATATCAAGTTTATCCACAGCATATGGTACACCTTGGAATTTCACGGAATGGGTAGATTTCATAACTACCTTTGGCAAAATTAGATGGAGAATTGTAATTGGTTCACAAGGTTTATTTGGAGTAATAACAAAGGCTAGTCTAAGACTATATGAGAAACCAAATAGGGTGTTTATATACGAAAAAGGGATAACTGATAAGAGGGAATTTAAACATGAATTAAGAAAGTTAATAGAACTGAAGCCAATTTCACTCCTAGTAGAATATGAAGGAGATAGCAAGACCTTTGAAGTACATGCATCATATATAAGTCAACATGACTTAGAGGGTTACTCTAAAGATGAGGGAATTCCTATGATATCAGAGGTATCTGATAAAAATAGTTATATAGTTGAGATAGGCGATTTTGTGGAGGACTTCATATCTGTTGCGGAAAGAGTCTCACCTTATTATATGTATGGAATATATGGGGTTAATTTACTCAAAGTTTACGTTACTGATGATTCATTACTAAAAGATTTCAAATATTATCCTAGAAATAAACCTAATCCGGTCTTTTATAAGCTTAAACGAATATTAGATTTCTATAACATTTTCGCATGATTAACAGTCGAATTTACTACATAACACATTCTCCATTTCGTTTATTAGATCTCTTAAATACACGAAGTTTTTATATAACATTTCAAGTCCATATTCAGTAATTTCAACTATAACATCATCTCCAACATATGCCTTCTCTTGAATATAACCTTTCTTCTCCAATTTTCTTATAGTTTTGACCAGATTCCTTCTTGGTATGCTTACGTATTCTTGTATTTCTTTAACGCTTAATTCACCTTCTGACAACAAAGTGAGAATTGCTAACTCTCTAACATTCATTGCAATCAATCCTTGATAAATAATATTATCAGGCCTAATAAAAAAGCTATAAGGCAACTACTTAATAATAAAATGCTTATATTTGGCATGAGATAATCTATTAGATATCCAAAAATCCACCCTAGACCTTGCATTATATTGATCAGTGCAAAGTCATATACGGTTTTCCTAGATGAGAAGTATTCTAAGGTCAACGGTACAATTGACTCCCAACAACCAAAAAAGATTGCAATAGTTGGGGATATAAAATACAAGGATGTTAAAGAGAATAGAAAGAGAGATAGTGAGAGAAAATATTTCTTTTTAGATATGAGTTTTGATGCTAGATAACTTAATACCATACCAAGAATCTCTGCTGAAGTCGCTATGATCCCAACAATCTCCTTAGTTAGATGAAAATAGTCATAGACTACCAAATAAATATATGGAAATTCCATTGCTATGGGTAAGATCAAGATTGCTGGAAGGAAAGACCTAATACCAATTTTAAAGTTCAATGAAATTCGGTTCAACGGATTATATGAAAGATTTACCATAGGTAGGAAAGACGTAGCAAGAACTATCCCACCTATCATAAAAAGCCATCTTAAACCTAGATATTGAGCTATAAGCCCGCCTACTGAAGGCATTACTATTGAAGGTAAAATCGATAATGACCATATTCTAGTTATAGTACCTTCACCAATTTCTGACATTAGAGAATAGTAGGAGGGAAGTGACAAAAATATGAAGTAATTAAGGCACATAAATATTATAACCTCTAAAATATTTCTGGAAAAAGGAAGCATTATCATACCTATCCCTCCTACTAGCATTCCAATAATTATTGGAAGAATTCTATTAACCTTGCTTATTTTAGCACCTATTAATGGAAGGGGCAAAGATACTGCTTGGAATACTACAAACAATAGGCTTAATTTGGATTCTTCCACGAAACGAGAAAGGTAAATAGATATAAACGGATAGTACATATAATACGCCGCACTCCATATTATCCAGCTTCCTAGCAATGATCTTTCCTTAGTATTCATATCATAGATTTAACTATCTAAAAAATAAGATTTCGTTATTCTCATTTTTCTGATAACTGCTTTCTAAAGCAAACTTTTTTAGTTAATTAGACATATTATATTACTGATCTAATATGGTAGTTGAATCGAATTGCGAAATACCAGAAAATCTTTACTACTTTATAGAAGGTAAGAACACAGTTTGGGCTAGATTGGAGGGTTCAGATACAATCGTTGTAGGGATAACTGATCTCGCACAAACAATGGCAGGAAAAATAGTTAAGGTAAGAATAAAGAAAAAAGGCACTAAGGTGGAGAAAGGGAGGCCAGTAGCCACTATGGAAAGTGGAAAGTGGGCTGGACCAGTTCCAGCACCAGTATCTGGAGAAGTAGTTGAGGTTAATGCGGAAGCAGAGAAAAGTCCAATAATTATAAATCAAGACCCTTATGGAAAAGGATGGTTAGTAAAGATGAAGATGGCCAATCCAGAGGAGTTGAAACAACTAATTAGTGGACAAGCTGCTATACAAAAATTAAAGGAGTTAATAGCTTCGGAAAAGTTAACATGCAAGAGGCTGTAAAATGAGCTGGAGATTTGTATCTCTCCCTCCTCAAGATGGATATCACATGGTAACTTCATTTGTATCCGTAGCAGAATATGTGAATAGAGGAGGGAAAAATACATTATTGGTTTTTTCAGTTAAGGAGCCCTTTGTAAATGTAGGAGTACATCAAGAAGTATGGTTAGAAGTTGATTTAGAATTTACCAAAAAGATGAAAATTCCAGTCGTTAGACGTGATTTAGGAGGAGGGACAGTAGTAATAACGCAAGGTGAGCATGACTATTTTATTGTTGTTAGGCAAGAAGATTCGCCTAGAAATCCCACTGAATTATATAAGAAATTCCTTACACCCGTAGTAAACGTGCTACGTTCATATGGATTAAACGCTGATTTAAGAGATCAAGATATAGTAGTCAATGGAAAGAAAATAAGTGGAAATGGAGCAATGACACATGGTAATTCAATCGTAATAGCTGGCAATATTTTGTTAAGCCTAGATGTTGATCTAATTAGTAAGTGCATAAAGGTTCCTACAGAAAAGTTTAGGGACAAAATGGCTAAGGATATGTCAGAATGGTTAACATCATTAGAAAAGGAATTAGGATATATTCCGCCTAGAGAGGAAATTAACAGAAAGCTTAAGGAATCCTTTGAAAAGGAATTAGGCATTAAATTCGAGGATGCAACCTTAACACCAGAGGAAATAGAGTTATGGGAGAAATTAGCAAGTGAAAAGGCTAAAGAAGAATGGATATTTTACAAGGACAATAGACACCCTGATATTCACACAGAAAGATGCGTTAAAATCTCGTCAGCAGTAGCTCTTTGCCACCTCGACTATAAAGCTAGAAAACTGTTAAGAATTACGATTAAAATAGTGAATAGGAAAATTGATGAAATATCAATTTCTGGCGACTTTTTCGTCATGTCGCCAAATGGATTTATAGAATATTTGGAAGATAAACTAAAGGGAGTATCTGCTAATTTCGAAGAGATAAGGAAAATAATTCTTGACACATTTAACGAGAAGAAACCAGTGATATTTGGCTTTAATGAAAATGATTTAATAAACGCACTAACAGAAATTATGAGAAAACCAGAAATACAAGAGGTTATTTAAATTTTCCAACTTATTTTCTTATCATATAAAATCACTTAAAATTGAATAGTAATATTTAATAGATATATAGTAGCGTAAAAGTAAAGAAAGATTTTTTACTCATAAAAAAATATGATACATATATGAAAGAGATAGATTTGACAGTAGAAAAAGATCCCAACATTAGGAAGTTTATAGTAATGCAGAATATACAATCTGACGAAAATGAGATTATATTTAAAGTAGATAAAGATGGAAAAACTACATTGGAAGATATATGCAATGAATTAGAATATGAGTGTGAAGAGTATGAGAAGAATGGAGTATTTTCTGTAAAAATAAAGAAAAGTACTGAAGTTAAAGGATCCGTGAGTGACACTATTGATTTTCTTGCACCTTTACCGCCTAAGAATATTAATGAAAAAATTATAAATCCAGCAATTTTAACATTGTTTATACCGCAAATCAAAGCAGTTTCTAACATAAGAGAGGGCGTGTATTTATTGAGAATTAAATGGGTCATAAGTTGGGATACTCCTTTAACTGTGTATAATGTAAAGTTAGATGATGCTAGGTACATAACTAGGTATTACGCTTCACAGAAAACTCCACTATTTAACGTATCATTTGGATTTGATTTTTACACAACGTCAGAAGGTACTGGAAGTAGGATAAAGATGAAAGAGTGGTATAAGGGACCTTTTAAACAGTTAGCTAAAGGCGAAATAGAAAAACACTTAAAGAAAGCAAAGGAACTACTGCCAGAATTTCTAATTAAAATTTAGCTAGCTGTCTCAGACTATTTATCTTCTCTACTAATTCCTCTATATCCTTTAACTCATTTGCAATCTTCTGATCTCGCTTAATTGTATCAATTATACCTACTAATTCCTCCCAGTAAACTCCCATATATACTTCTGGATTATACTTATGCATAGTAATTATCTCAGTTATAATCTGTAACCTATTAATTACACCCATGTTCTTTAATTCCAGCTTATACTTTACCATTAAATCGTTAATTGAATCTAAAAGCATCTGAATATAGCCTACTATTTCTCTTCTCTCCCTCTCTCCGATCCCTAATATACTTTTTTCTGTCGCCATCTGTATCCCCTTATAAAATATAATTAAAAATTAAAAAAGTTAACTTTTGATTTTCCAGTTAATATTTACTTTAACGCCCCTAGTTAACGTATCCCTCATTGGACATCGCTCTTCAGCTTCTTTTAATATTTCACTTATCCTAGTATCTTTAGAATCAATTATTAATTCATAATTAACCTCCAATAAACCTGGAGGAATATCTTTTGATCCTTGAAATCCTTTAGTATCC of Sulfolobus sp. E5-1-F contains these proteins:
- a CDS encoding FAD-binding oxidoreductase → MIKIILVLEVNPADENEVFQIISESKKDNKKVGIRGFGSHTKREIKPDIMIVTTQRLNNFEVSENKVIADSGADVKKIREEASQKNLLLPAIYDGSIGGLLALNEISSLSTAYGTPWNFTEWVDFITTFGKIRWRIVIGSQGLFGVITKASLRLYEKPNRVFIYEKGITDKREFKHELRKLIELKPISLLVEYEGDSKTFEVHASYISQHDLEGYSKDEGIPMISEVSDKNSYIVEIGDFVEDFISVAERVSPYYMYGIYGVNLLKVYVTDDSLLKDFKYYPRNKPNPVFYKLKRILDFYNIFA
- a CDS encoding lipoate--protein ligase, giving the protein MSWRFVSLPPQDGYHMVTSFVSVAEYVNRGGKNTLLVFSVKEPFVNVGVHQEVWLEVDLEFTKKMKIPVVRRDLGGGTVVITQGEHDYFIVVRQEDSPRNPTELYKKFLTPVVNVLRSYGLNADLRDQDIVVNGKKISGNGAMTHGNSIVIAGNILLSLDVDLISKCIKVPTEKFRDKMAKDMSEWLTSLEKELGYIPPREEINRKLKESFEKELGIKFEDATLTPEEIELWEKLASEKAKEEWIFYKDNRHPDIHTERCVKISSAVALCHLDYKARKLLRITIKIVNRKIDEISISGDFFVMSPNGFIEYLEDKLKGVSANFEEIRKIILDTFNEKKPVIFGFNENDLINALTEIMRKPEIQEVI
- a CDS encoding 5-(carboxyamino)imidazole ribonucleotide synthase, with amino-acid sequence MFSILDWKPKIGILGGGQLGWMMILEGRKFPFTFYVLENDKNAPACRIADRCFSPQEYKEFVDSSDVVTFEFEHVYEEALKYAQESGKLLPRLNSVELKRERYKEKLFYREHNLPTPRFFIAEDGEDALRILREEFNNIGVIKESRGGYDGKGQYFIFNDAEKYQFLREKKEKMIVEEYVNFDFEASVIIARDKKGNFVSYPPTYNYNEKGILVYNYGPYFNQEIINVAKRLSEELDYVGTMGVEVFVTNGKVFINEFAPRVHNSGHYTLDGALISQFEQHLRAIVDMELGPTTILSPSGMVNILGTDKIPIEVLKYGKIYWYSKSEVRKRRKLGHINVVGNNLEEVKQKIDKIMQLIYPNGLDL
- a CDS encoding cyclic nucleotide-binding/CBS domain-containing protein, translating into MLKRIKDFMSSPVFQVEANTSLQEVCKLMLERGVGSVVVTEQGVPKGIFTDRDAIKAIAIGLSSSDEVRLAATMGNLIIVDEDIDVFEALKIMASNKIRHLPVKNKNGNIIGMFSITDIHKVYS
- a CDS encoding glycine cleavage system protein H, which translates into the protein MVVESNCEIPENLYYFIEGKNTVWARLEGSDTIVVGITDLAQTMAGKIVKVRIKKKGTKVEKGRPVATMESGKWAGPVPAPVSGEVVEVNAEAEKSPIIINQDPYGKGWLVKMKMANPEELKQLISGQAAIQKLKELIASEKLTCKRL
- a CDS encoding winged helix-turn-helix domain-containing protein, which gives rise to MRFKFKIWIETEEGKPLIGKGGVKLLRAIESTGSLSSASKLVGVSYKFAWEYVKKINEILSDSVEMRKGGKNAGGSRVNEKLDKLLSIYEEAQKEISEILEKYNKKINELLNEEEKKSQ
- a CDS encoding DsbA family oxidoreductase, which codes for MVVKITFFHDVLCPFCFVTSRRLRSVVRKFNDEIVVKHKAFMIISSLDDLKAAAPTEEEARELFKQEFSIIKRYFPDYDPEKVIGKGKITWVWSLPPLMACKAAEYQKGDNGYWDYFDKAQEKFFLEGENVNDDNVLIEIAEKIGLDIERFKEDFKSKKARMSVYEDEAEAHAMGIRGVPALLVNDYWLIRGVQEETYLESVIEDLLSNGGEPKKVKLKAYWEAT
- the purE gene encoding 5-(carboxyamino)imidazole ribonucleotide mutase, which codes for MPKVAVIMGSKNDWEYMKEAVEILKQFGVEYEARVVSAHRTPEFMMQYAKEAEKRGIEVIIAGAGGAAHLPGMVASLTSLPVIGVPIPSKNLNGLDSLLSIVQMPYGVPVATVAIGGAKNAALLAIRILGIKYKSLADKIKKFSEDMTNDVLNTRLEA
- a CDS encoding type 1 glutamine amidotransferase domain-containing protein, which encodes MESKKVLFIVGEEFEDIELLYPYYRVIEEGFKPVIAWKEANSKVTGKHGYTVISDLSFKDVRPEDYAALVIPGGRGPEHIRTLEEVKNLTRKFFELKKPVAAICHGPQVLISANLVKGRKLTSVTSIKDDVIAAGGVYIDSDVVVDENLISSRVPSDLPAFASTLIKALKSLK
- a CDS encoding helix-turn-helix domain-containing protein, translating into MNVRELAILTLLSEGELSVKEIQEYVSIPRRNLVKTIRKLEKKGYIQEKAYVGDDVIVEITEYGLEMLYKNFVYLRDLINEMENVLCSKFDC